A stretch of Leisingera sp. S132 DNA encodes these proteins:
- a CDS encoding 16S rRNA (uracil(1498)-N(3))-methyltransferase, with protein sequence MSAKIRLYVEHPLGAGQSLPLDRDQAHYLFGVMRLTAGAHVALFNGRDGEWLAEVAEAGKRGGTLVCQEQTKPLQLPPDLWLMFAPIKKARTDFIVEKAAEMGAARILPVQTEFTNSERIRQDRLQAHAVEAAEQCGGTCVPEVADLQKLSRLLDQWPAERQLMFCDEAEVGNALQLAAETQKGAPWAILIGPEGGFSEAERKRLHALPQSHVVSLGPRILRADTAAVAAMTLWQQALGDW encoded by the coding sequence ATGAGTGCAAAAATCAGACTGTATGTAGAGCACCCTTTGGGCGCAGGGCAATCACTTCCCTTGGATCGTGATCAGGCGCATTACTTGTTCGGAGTGATGCGTCTGACGGCGGGCGCCCATGTGGCGCTGTTCAACGGCCGGGACGGCGAGTGGCTTGCCGAGGTTGCGGAGGCAGGCAAGCGCGGCGGCACGTTGGTTTGCCAGGAGCAGACCAAGCCCCTGCAGCTGCCGCCCGACCTGTGGCTGATGTTTGCACCGATCAAGAAGGCGCGCACAGATTTCATCGTTGAAAAGGCCGCTGAAATGGGGGCTGCCCGCATCCTGCCGGTGCAGACGGAGTTCACCAATTCCGAACGTATCCGCCAGGACCGGCTGCAGGCCCATGCAGTCGAGGCGGCGGAGCAATGCGGCGGCACCTGTGTGCCGGAAGTGGCGGACCTGCAGAAGCTCTCCCGCCTGCTGGACCAATGGCCCGCCGAGCGGCAGCTGATGTTCTGCGACGAGGCTGAAGTAGGCAATGCGCTGCAACTGGCCGCAGAGACGCAGAAGGGCGCCCCTTGGGCCATTCTGATCGGACCTGAAGGCGGGTTTTCCGAGGCAGAGCGCAAGCGGCTGCACGCGCTGCCGCAATCCCATGTGGTCAGCCTCGGCCCCCGCATCCTGCGCGCAGATACCGCAGCTGTTGCGGCGATGACCCTGTGGCAGCAGGCGCTCGGGGACTGGTAG
- a CDS encoding OmpA family protein has protein sequence MRLSSLLIPGLAFTAAAGLSLVAAGFSVTAVERSTETGVRQALDRAGFTWAEVTADGLQVLLEGTAPDEATRFSAISLIGGVVDAARIIDGMEVPPAKGLAPPRFSAEILRNDSGISIIGLIPAGSGRAAMVKQLNALAGEGNVADLLETAKYAKPDGWQQALDFAVAALKLLPRAKISVEAGEVSITAISGSEEAKLQLEEQLGRLAPPGLRLAMDIAAPRPVITPFTLRFLLNKDGAQFDACSAESEESRNRILEAARRAGLKDGADCVIGMGVPSPNWARASELSIASLVELGGGSVTIANADITLVAAEGTSSGIFDHVVGELESALPRVFALHAVLPVPEASATAGPPEFTATLSPEGQVQLRGRISDAALRTVADSYAKARFGSANVHTATRIVADLPADWPVRVLAGLEALSYLQRGSVTVTPENLELRGMSYRKDALSEIARFLSAKLGEAETYGLDITYEDPPAPEDQPIPPELCEAQLAGAQTEAKIAFEPGSATIAAESAGTMDRIAEVLSRCGPVRLEIQGHTDSQGREVMNQNLSQARAQSVLNELRARRVVTSTFAAKGYGESDPIADNGTEEGREANRRIEFKLVRPAEQADANDDESGEAADSADGAQETPEE, from the coding sequence ATGCGCTTGTCCTCTCTGCTGATCCCAGGCCTGGCCTTTACCGCCGCTGCAGGGCTGAGCCTTGTGGCCGCCGGTTTTTCCGTCACCGCGGTCGAACGCAGCACCGAAACCGGGGTGCGGCAGGCACTGGACCGCGCAGGTTTCACTTGGGCCGAGGTAACCGCGGACGGGCTTCAAGTGCTGCTGGAAGGAACCGCGCCTGACGAGGCAACCCGGTTTTCGGCGATTTCGCTGATCGGTGGCGTGGTTGACGCCGCCCGGATCATCGACGGGATGGAAGTTCCTCCGGCCAAGGGCTTGGCGCCGCCGCGGTTTTCTGCGGAAATCCTGCGCAACGACAGCGGCATCTCTATCATCGGGCTGATCCCTGCAGGCTCCGGCCGCGCGGCAATGGTCAAGCAATTGAACGCGCTGGCTGGCGAAGGCAATGTGGCGGATCTTTTGGAAACCGCAAAATATGCCAAGCCGGATGGCTGGCAGCAGGCCTTGGATTTTGCGGTCGCAGCGCTGAAACTGCTGCCGCGTGCCAAGATTTCGGTTGAAGCCGGCGAAGTGTCCATCACCGCAATTTCCGGCAGCGAAGAGGCCAAGCTTCAGTTGGAAGAGCAGCTTGGCCGCCTGGCGCCTCCGGGGTTGCGGCTGGCAATGGACATTGCGGCGCCACGCCCGGTGATCACCCCCTTTACCCTGCGGTTTCTTCTGAACAAAGACGGCGCTCAGTTCGACGCCTGCTCTGCCGAAAGCGAGGAAAGCCGCAATCGCATCCTGGAAGCCGCCCGCCGGGCGGGCCTGAAGGACGGCGCCGATTGCGTGATCGGCATGGGCGTGCCCTCCCCCAACTGGGCCCGCGCGTCGGAGCTGAGCATCGCCAGCCTGGTTGAATTGGGTGGCGGGTCTGTCACCATTGCCAATGCCGATATCACCCTGGTTGCGGCAGAAGGCACCTCCAGCGGCATCTTCGACCACGTGGTGGGGGAGCTGGAAAGCGCCCTGCCCCGGGTTTTTGCCCTGCACGCCGTACTGCCGGTGCCCGAAGCCAGCGCCACCGCCGGTCCGCCCGAGTTTACCGCGACCCTCAGCCCCGAAGGACAGGTGCAACTGCGCGGCCGTATCAGCGACGCGGCGCTGCGCACGGTTGCCGACAGCTATGCCAAGGCGCGCTTTGGCTCGGCCAATGTGCACACTGCCACCCGCATTGTTGCCGATCTACCCGCCGACTGGCCGGTGCGGGTGCTGGCCGGGCTGGAAGCGCTCTCTTATCTGCAGCGCGGATCAGTAACAGTAACGCCGGAAAACCTGGAACTGCGAGGGATGAGCTACCGCAAGGATGCCCTGTCCGAGATCGCCCGTTTCCTGTCCGCCAAGCTTGGCGAAGCAGAGACCTATGGACTCGACATCACTTACGAGGACCCGCCGGCACCCGAGGATCAGCCGATTCCGCCTGAACTTTGCGAGGCGCAGCTGGCCGGTGCTCAGACCGAAGCCAAAATCGCCTTTGAGCCCGGATCTGCCACCATTGCAGCCGAAAGTGCAGGCACGATGGACCGGATCGCAGAAGTGCTGAGCCGATGCGGACCGGTGCGGCTGGAAATCCAGGGCCATACCGACAGCCAGGGCCGCGAGGTGATGAACCAGAACCTGAGCCAGGCAAGGGCGCAATCGGTGCTGAACGAGCTGCGGGCCCGCCGGGTTGTGACCTCGACCTTCGCCGCCAAGGGGTATGGCGAGAGCGATCCGATTGCCGACAACGGCACTGAAGAAGGCCGGGAGGCCAACCGCCGCATCGAGTTCAAGCTGGTCCGCCCGGCAGAGCAGGCGGACGCAAATGACGACGAAAGCGGCGAAGCCGCCGATAGCGCAGATGGCGCACAGGAGACACCAGAGGAATGA
- a CDS encoding calcium/sodium antiporter — protein sequence MMPWLYSALGLVILLLAGDALVRGAVNLSLRLGVPALIVSLTIVAFGTSAPELLIAISAVHEGADGIAMGNVVGSNTANILLVLGIPALMRALHTSECSTRRNYVFMLGASVLFIGLAFSGTFTFWSGLILLAALAGVLGVAFRDARNHRRNGNGNGNGCAADTDLEEIEEADPDLPYWRVGVYLLLGLIGLPLGADLLVDNATVIARLYGVSEPVIGLTLVAIGTSLPELATTVMAALRRQADVALGNVIGSNMFNLLAIIGIATFIGPISVDPEFLQFDLWVMLAASLLLIPFVFFKQDITRIWGVILTALYLAYLFVLF from the coding sequence ATGATGCCATGGCTGTATTCGGCGCTTGGTCTGGTTATCCTGCTGCTGGCGGGGGACGCGCTGGTGCGTGGTGCGGTAAACCTCAGTCTGCGGCTGGGGGTGCCAGCGCTGATCGTCAGCCTGACCATCGTTGCCTTTGGCACCTCGGCGCCGGAACTGCTGATCGCGATCAGCGCCGTGCATGAGGGTGCCGATGGCATCGCAATGGGCAATGTCGTCGGCTCAAACACGGCCAATATCCTGCTGGTACTGGGTATACCGGCCCTCATGCGGGCCTTGCACACAAGTGAATGCAGCACCCGCAGGAACTATGTCTTTATGCTTGGGGCCTCAGTGCTGTTCATCGGCCTTGCCTTCAGCGGCACCTTCACGTTTTGGTCGGGCCTGATCCTGCTGGCGGCGCTGGCTGGGGTTCTGGGAGTTGCCTTCCGGGACGCCCGCAACCATCGCCGCAATGGCAATGGCAATGGCAATGGCTGCGCCGCGGACACAGATCTGGAAGAGATTGAAGAGGCAGATCCGGACTTGCCGTACTGGCGGGTCGGCGTCTACCTGTTACTGGGCCTGATCGGCCTGCCGCTGGGGGCCGATCTGCTGGTGGACAACGCCACCGTCATTGCTCGTCTCTACGGCGTCAGTGAGCCGGTTATTGGCCTGACACTTGTTGCGATTGGAACCTCACTGCCTGAACTGGCCACCACTGTAATGGCAGCACTGCGCCGTCAGGCCGATGTGGCGCTGGGCAATGTGATCGGCTCCAACATGTTCAACCTGCTGGCCATCATCGGTATCGCGACGTTCATCGGCCCGATCAGCGTGGATCCGGAGTTCCTGCAGTTCGACCTGTGGGTGATGCTGGCCGCCTCTTTGCTGCTGATCCCCTTTGTCTTCTTCAAACAGGACATCACCCGCATTTGGGGTGTCATTCTGACGGCGCTTTATCTGGCCTATCTCTTCGTCCTGTTCTAA
- the ubiA gene encoding 4-hydroxybenzoate octaprenyltransferase, with amino-acid sequence MQGETPAPEGQVADAVKGNWVDTYAPEWTRPYLRLSRADRPIGTWLLLIPCWWGLALAILADQSPRWSDLWIAIGCAGGAWLMRGAGCTWNDITDRNFDGQVERTRSRPIPSGQVTVKGALAWMGLQCLAGLAILLTFNQAAIAMGILSLLPVAVYPFAKRFTWWPQVFLGLAFNWGAMLAWVAHSGSMGWPPVLLYLAGIAWTLFYDTIYAHQDTEDDALIGVKSTARLFGTETPMWLRRFIVAFVCLMAMAVIGAMLEGASVLALVLALAAPWAMGWHMTWQLRAFDAENSTRLLQLFRLNRDTGLIPLIFFALAMFA; translated from the coding sequence ATGCAAGGCGAGACACCAGCACCAGAGGGTCAGGTTGCGGATGCGGTCAAGGGAAACTGGGTCGACACATATGCCCCGGAGTGGACACGTCCCTACCTGCGCCTCAGCCGCGCTGACCGGCCGATCGGCACCTGGCTGCTGCTGATCCCGTGCTGGTGGGGGCTGGCCCTGGCAATCCTTGCAGATCAAAGCCCGCGCTGGAGCGACCTGTGGATCGCAATAGGCTGCGCGGGTGGCGCCTGGCTGATGCGCGGCGCCGGCTGCACCTGGAACGACATCACCGACCGCAACTTCGACGGCCAGGTGGAGCGCACCCGCTCCCGCCCGATCCCCTCTGGGCAGGTCACAGTCAAAGGTGCTTTGGCCTGGATGGGGCTGCAGTGTTTGGCTGGCCTTGCGATCCTGCTCACCTTCAACCAGGCGGCCATTGCCATGGGCATCCTGTCGCTGCTGCCAGTTGCAGTCTACCCGTTTGCCAAGCGGTTCACCTGGTGGCCGCAGGTGTTTCTGGGCCTCGCCTTCAACTGGGGTGCCATGCTGGCCTGGGTTGCGCACTCTGGTTCCATGGGCTGGCCGCCGGTTCTGCTGTATCTGGCCGGCATTGCCTGGACGCTATTCTATGACACCATCTATGCCCATCAGGACACCGAGGACGACGCGCTGATCGGGGTGAAGTCCACTGCCCGGCTGTTCGGCACGGAAACCCCGATGTGGCTGCGCCGGTTTATCGTGGCCTTTGTCTGCCTTATGGCGATGGCGGTCATTGGCGCGATGCTGGAAGGCGCTTCGGTTCTGGCGCTGGTGCTGGCTTTGGCCGCCCCTTGGGCAATGGGCTGGCATATGACCTGGCAGCTGCGCGCCTTTGACGCGGAAAACAGCACCCGCCTGCTGCAGTTGTTCCGGCTCAACCGTGATACCGGCTTGATCCCGCTGATCTTCTTTGCCCTGGCGATGTTCGCGTGA
- the moaD gene encoding molybdopterin converting factor subunit 1, translating to MDVLYFAWVRERIGLPRERVETAAATVADLVEELRGREDRYAAAFADLSALRVALDQELSEFDAPLDGVREVAFFPPMTGG from the coding sequence ATGGATGTCCTGTATTTCGCCTGGGTGCGGGAGCGTATTGGCCTGCCGCGTGAGCGGGTGGAAACGGCCGCTGCCACGGTGGCGGATCTGGTTGAAGAACTGCGCGGGCGTGAAGACCGCTACGCCGCGGCCTTTGCCGATCTGTCAGCGCTGCGGGTGGCGCTGGATCAGGAGCTGTCTGAATTTGACGCTCCCCTGGACGGCGTGCGTGAGGTTGCCTTCTTCCCGCCGATGACCGGAGGCTGA
- a CDS encoding glutamate--cysteine ligase, translating into MSIPQSGGGPIERHEQLAQYLADGCKPKEDWRIGTEHEKFGFCKDTLKPLPYAGERSILAVLEGLRDGHGWAPLTEGDNLIGLTKDGANISLEPGGQLELSGAPLETIHETCDEVNAHLRDVKDIADKIGVGFIGLGAAPVWRHEDMPLMPKGRYKLMDGYMQEVGTMGTTMMRRTCTVQVNLDFSSEADMVQKLRVALALQPVATALFANSPFLDGQPNGHKSWRARVWRSLDADRTGMLPFVFEEGFGFEAWVQYALDVPMYFVYRNGEYINALGMSFRDFLKGELPALPGETPTLSDWADHLTTIFPEARIKKFIEMRGADGGPWRRLCALPAFWVGLTYDQSALDAAWDLVKGWDAETRDALRVAASEQGLQAKVNGISMHELAREVVAISESGLKARARPGAGGLVPDETHFLNALKDSLETGKVPADELLERYNGAWEGDLSRIYGEFAY; encoded by the coding sequence ATGTCCATTCCCCAGTCCGGCGGCGGGCCAATCGAACGCCACGAGCAGCTTGCCCAGTACCTTGCCGACGGCTGCAAGCCCAAGGAAGACTGGCGCATCGGCACCGAGCATGAGAAGTTCGGCTTCTGCAAAGACACGCTGAAACCGCTGCCCTATGCCGGTGAACGCTCCATCCTGGCAGTGCTGGAAGGGTTGCGCGACGGCCACGGTTGGGCGCCGCTGACCGAAGGGGATAACCTCATCGGCCTGACCAAGGATGGCGCCAACATCAGCCTGGAGCCGGGCGGCCAGCTGGAGCTTTCCGGCGCGCCGCTGGAAACCATCCACGAGACCTGTGACGAGGTGAACGCCCACCTGCGTGACGTCAAGGACATCGCAGACAAGATCGGCGTCGGCTTTATCGGCCTGGGTGCTGCCCCGGTGTGGCGCCATGAAGACATGCCGCTGATGCCCAAAGGCCGCTACAAGCTGATGGACGGCTACATGCAGGAAGTCGGCACCATGGGCACCACCATGATGCGCCGCACCTGCACCGTGCAGGTGAACCTCGATTTCTCGTCTGAGGCCGACATGGTGCAGAAACTGCGGGTGGCGCTGGCGCTGCAGCCGGTCGCAACCGCGCTGTTTGCGAATTCCCCGTTCCTGGACGGCCAGCCCAACGGCCACAAATCCTGGCGCGCCCGCGTCTGGCGCTCGCTGGACGCAGACCGCACCGGCATGCTGCCGTTTGTGTTCGAGGAAGGCTTCGGTTTCGAGGCTTGGGTTCAGTACGCGCTCGATGTGCCGATGTATTTCGTCTACCGCAATGGCGAATACATCAATGCGCTGGGCATGTCCTTCCGCGACTTCCTGAAGGGTGAGCTGCCAGCGCTGCCGGGTGAAACCCCGACGCTCAGCGACTGGGCCGACCACCTGACCACCATCTTCCCCGAGGCCCGCATCAAGAAGTTCATCGAGATGCGCGGCGCCGACGGCGGCCCCTGGCGCCGCCTCTGCGCGCTGCCCGCCTTCTGGGTGGGTCTCACCTACGATCAAAGCGCGCTTGATGCCGCCTGGGATCTGGTCAAGGGCTGGGACGCGGAAACCCGCGACGCTCTGCGCGTTGCCGCTTCCGAGCAAGGGCTGCAGGCCAAGGTGAATGGCATCAGCATGCACGAACTGGCCCGCGAGGTCGTGGCAATCTCCGAAAGCGGCCTCAAGGCCCGTGCCCGCCCCGGTGCTGGCGGACTGGTGCCGGATGAAACGCACTTCCTGAACGCTCTGAAGGACAGCCTGGAAACTGGCAAAGTGCCCGCGGATGAGCTGCTGGAGCGCTACAACGGCGCTTGGGAGGGTGATCTCAGCCGGATCTACGGCGAGTTCGCCTACTGA
- the pgsA gene encoding CDP-diacylglycerol--glycerol-3-phosphate 3-phosphatidyltransferase → MKWTLPNILTLLRLVAAPGLAVMFLYFSRPYADWFALLLFVTAAVTDWFDGYLARAWKQETKMGAMLDPIADKAMVVIALMILVGYSAEHWTPWLVLPATVILFREVFVSGLREYLGDTAGTLKVTKLAKWKTTAQMIAIATLFSQGIFEHYLVMSSFGMDQALIEQIMTGQISDEMGLRWKLDGMVWTGRIGLWLLWIAAALTAITGIDYLRKAMPHLKEAH, encoded by the coding sequence ATGAAGTGGACACTGCCCAATATTCTCACTCTGCTGCGGCTGGTCGCGGCACCCGGCCTAGCCGTAATGTTTCTGTATTTCAGCCGGCCTTATGCGGACTGGTTTGCCCTGCTGCTGTTTGTGACAGCGGCGGTAACCGACTGGTTCGACGGCTACCTGGCGCGGGCCTGGAAGCAGGAAACCAAAATGGGCGCGATGCTGGACCCGATTGCCGACAAGGCGATGGTGGTGATCGCGCTGATGATCCTGGTGGGATACTCCGCTGAGCACTGGACGCCTTGGCTAGTGCTGCCTGCAACGGTGATCCTGTTCCGCGAGGTGTTTGTTTCCGGCTTGCGCGAGTATCTGGGGGACACTGCTGGAACGCTGAAGGTCACCAAGCTCGCCAAGTGGAAAACCACAGCGCAGATGATTGCAATCGCCACGCTGTTCTCGCAGGGGATCTTTGAGCACTATCTGGTAATGTCCTCTTTCGGCATGGACCAGGCGCTGATCGAACAGATCATGACAGGACAGATTTCTGACGAAATGGGCCTGCGCTGGAAACTCGACGGCATGGTCTGGACCGGCCGCATCGGTCTGTGGCTGCTGTGGATCGCCGCGGCGCTGACTGCCATCACCGGGATCGACTACCTGCGCAAGGCGATGCCGCATCTGAAGGAGGCGCACTGA
- a CDS encoding SDR family oxidoreductase: MRALVTGAGRRLGRAMALELAAQGYDVAVHYASSATEAEATAAQIRGMGRQAAAVQADLLQEDQAKALLPRAAESLGGAIDCLVNNASVFEHDTLATATRSSWDRHLDSNLRAPFVLLQAMAAQEVPVVIDAGGEPRAWGLAVNMIDQRVRKLTPDFMSYTLAKSALWTLTQTAAQALAPRIRVNAIGPGPTLQGPRQSAEQFDRQRKATILQRGADAGDVTAALSYLLHAKAVTGQMICVDGGQHLGWQTPDSDGLE, encoded by the coding sequence ATGCGGGCATTGGTGACCGGAGCGGGCAGGCGGCTGGGGCGCGCCATGGCCTTGGAGCTTGCGGCACAAGGGTATGACGTGGCTGTCCACTATGCGTCTTCCGCAACCGAGGCAGAGGCGACGGCGGCGCAGATCCGCGGCATGGGCCGGCAGGCCGCGGCAGTACAAGCAGACCTGCTGCAGGAAGATCAGGCCAAGGCTCTGCTTCCGCGCGCTGCTGAGAGCCTGGGCGGCGCCATTGATTGCCTGGTCAACAATGCGTCCGTGTTTGAGCATGATACGCTTGCGACAGCCACCCGGAGCAGCTGGGACCGGCATCTGGACAGCAATCTGCGGGCGCCGTTCGTGCTGCTGCAGGCCATGGCTGCGCAAGAGGTTCCGGTAGTGATCGATGCAGGCGGTGAGCCTCGGGCATGGGGGCTGGCGGTCAACATGATCGACCAGCGGGTGCGAAAGCTGACGCCCGATTTCATGAGCTACACACTGGCCAAATCAGCGCTATGGACATTGACACAGACGGCGGCGCAGGCGCTGGCGCCGAGGATCCGCGTCAACGCCATCGGTCCGGGCCCAACTCTGCAAGGGCCGCGGCAGAGCGCGGAGCAATTCGACCGCCAGCGCAAGGCTACTATTTTGCAGCGCGGCGCGGATGCGGGGGATGTCACCGCTGCCCTTAGCTATTTGCTGCATGCAAAGGCTGTGACGGGCCAAATGATCTGCGTCGACGGCGGCCAGCACCTGGGCTGGCAGACCCCCGACAGCGACGGCCTGGAGTGA
- a CDS encoding DUF922 domain-containing Zn-dependent protease: MPVSLTVKTVVYDTYSVSGKTLPDIAKSIKKSGPKDPNDNKKVAFLTTTELECLTAKGKYVADGKPKIDKKTGWFEVTAKVSALKLILHTTVKCPKRSVSGLSPRSLIEWYRFYACCLAHEAQHLDKAKKECDKIAKELNKLKGKGLADTEADALKMAKEDLMREINNHIFVDRDRLNEVHRKFDHSSHHGEKKGALLDTSVG; encoded by the coding sequence ATGCCTGTCTCACTAACCGTGAAAACTGTTGTCTATGACACCTATTCGGTGTCCGGAAAAACGCTGCCGGACATAGCCAAAAGCATCAAGAAAAGCGGGCCAAAAGACCCGAACGACAACAAGAAGGTGGCTTTTCTGACCACCACGGAACTGGAATGCCTGACCGCCAAGGGAAAATACGTGGCTGATGGCAAACCCAAGATCGACAAGAAAACCGGCTGGTTTGAGGTCACGGCCAAGGTTTCGGCGTTGAAACTGATTCTGCACACGACGGTCAAATGCCCGAAGCGCTCTGTCAGCGGACTTTCGCCGCGGTCGCTGATCGAATGGTACCGCTTCTATGCCTGCTGCCTGGCGCATGAAGCGCAGCATTTGGACAAGGCCAAAAAGGAATGCGACAAGATCGCCAAGGAACTGAACAAGCTGAAAGGCAAGGGGCTGGCGGACACGGAAGCAGATGCTCTGAAGATGGCCAAGGAAGATCTGATGCGGGAAATCAACAACCACATCTTTGTCGACCGTGACCGGCTGAACGAGGTGCACCGGAAGTTTGACCACTCAAGCCACCACGGTGAAAAGAAGGGGGCGTTGCTGGATACGTCCGTTGGATGA
- the uvrC gene encoding excinuclease ABC subunit UvrC, translating to MTDQPSETAPDSHVRTGYAVIQDYVKTLDASPGVYRMLDADSRVLYVGKARNLRARVSNYTRPGNSPRIERMIALTASMMFLTTRTETEALLLEQNLIKQLKPKYNVLLRDDKSFPNIIVAKDHAFPQIKKHRGARKQKGSYFGPFASAGAVNRTLNQLQKAFLLRDCSDSMFVTRTRPCLQHQIKRCSAPCTGLISEEDYAASVRDAERFLSGRSTKIQEELAEQMMAASEAMEFERAAALRDRIKALTQVQTSQGINPRGVAEADVIGLHMDGGQACVQVFFIRANQNWGNQDFYPRVDADNSPAEVMEAFLGQFYSNKEPPRQLILSDAIENADLMEAALTEKAERKVELIVPQRGEKTELVAFAVRNARESLARRMAESATQAKLLRGLADAFGLGGPPQRIEVYDNSHIQGTNAVGGMIVMGPEGFMKNAYRKFNIRGDDLVPGDDFGMMKEVLNRRFSRLLKEDPDRSKGLWPDLLLIDGGAGQVSAVAEIMDAHGVQDIPMVGVAKGVDRDHGKEEFYRPGESVFALQRNDPVLYFIQRMRDEAHRFAIGTHRAKRAKAVSATPLDEVPGVGASRKRALLTHFGSAKAVSRANLADLKAVDGISEALAERIYDHFHAQG from the coding sequence ATGACTGACCAGCCTTCCGAAACAGCCCCGGATTCGCATGTCCGAACCGGCTATGCAGTGATCCAGGATTATGTGAAAACTCTGGACGCATCGCCTGGGGTTTATCGCATGCTGGATGCGGACAGCCGGGTTCTCTACGTGGGCAAGGCGCGCAATCTCAGGGCGCGGGTGTCGAATTATACCCGGCCCGGTAACAGCCCGCGGATTGAGCGGATGATCGCGCTCACCGCCTCGATGATGTTCCTGACCACCCGGACGGAAACCGAGGCGCTGCTGCTGGAACAAAACCTGATCAAGCAGCTGAAGCCCAAATACAATGTGCTGCTGCGTGATGACAAAAGCTTTCCGAACATTATTGTCGCCAAGGATCACGCTTTTCCGCAGATCAAGAAGCATCGCGGCGCCCGCAAGCAGAAGGGCAGCTACTTCGGCCCGTTCGCCAGCGCCGGTGCGGTGAACCGGACCCTGAACCAGCTGCAAAAGGCGTTCCTGCTGCGCGATTGCTCGGATTCCATGTTTGTGACCCGCACGCGCCCTTGCCTGCAGCACCAGATCAAACGCTGCTCTGCGCCCTGCACCGGGCTGATCAGTGAGGAGGACTATGCGGCCAGCGTGCGCGACGCCGAACGTTTCCTGTCCGGCCGCTCCACCAAGATCCAAGAGGAACTGGCAGAGCAAATGATGGCCGCCTCGGAGGCGATGGAGTTCGAGCGCGCTGCCGCGCTGCGCGACCGGATCAAGGCGCTGACCCAGGTGCAAACCTCGCAAGGCATCAACCCGCGCGGGGTGGCGGAGGCGGATGTGATCGGTCTGCACATGGATGGCGGCCAAGCCTGCGTGCAGGTTTTCTTCATCCGTGCCAACCAAAACTGGGGAAACCAGGATTTCTACCCCCGGGTCGATGCGGACAACAGCCCGGCAGAGGTCATGGAAGCCTTCCTGGGTCAGTTTTACAGCAACAAGGAGCCGCCACGGCAGCTGATCCTTTCTGATGCCATTGAAAACGCAGACCTTATGGAGGCTGCACTAACCGAGAAAGCCGAGCGTAAGGTCGAACTGATCGTTCCTCAGCGCGGTGAGAAAACTGAGCTGGTGGCCTTTGCCGTGCGCAACGCCCGTGAAAGCCTGGCCCGCCGCATGGCCGAAAGCGCTACTCAGGCGAAGCTCCTGCGCGGGTTGGCCGACGCCTTCGGCCTGGGCGGTCCGCCGCAGCGGATCGAGGTCTATGACAACTCCCACATCCAGGGCACCAATGCCGTTGGCGGCATGATCGTGATGGGGCCGGAGGGCTTCATGAAAAACGCATACCGCAAGTTCAACATCAGGGGCGATGATCTGGTGCCGGGCGACGACTTCGGCATGATGAAGGAGGTGCTGAACCGCCGCTTCTCGCGCCTGCTGAAGGAAGACCCGGACCGCAGCAAGGGCCTGTGGCCTGATCTTTTGCTGATCGACGGCGGTGCCGGGCAGGTCTCTGCTGTGGCAGAGATCATGGACGCGCACGGCGTGCAGGACATCCCCATGGTTGGCGTCGCCAAGGGCGTGGACCGGGATCACGGCAAGGAAGAGTTCTATCGCCCCGGCGAGAGCGTCTTTGCGCTGCAGCGCAATGATCCGGTGCTTTATTTCATCCAGCGGATGCGGGACGAGGCGCACCGGTTTGCGATCGGCACCCACCGGGCCAAACGCGCCAAAGCCGTCAGTGCGACGCCATTGGATGAGGTCCCGGGTGTCGGCGCCTCGCGCAAGCGGGCGCTGCTGACGCATTTCGGCAGTGCCAAGGCCGTCAGCCGCGCCAATCTGGCCGACCTCAAGGCCGTGGATGGCATATCCGAAGCATTGGCCGAACGGATTTACGACCACTTCCACGCGCAAGGTTAA
- a CDS encoding molybdenum cofactor biosynthesis protein MoaE: MRIAVQEDPFDLGAESDAFAAGVENAGAVVTFTGVVRDADQGGLLAMEIEHYPGMTEKALTAIAEEAMSRWSLADALVIHRHGRLAPGERIMMVATAARHRKDAFEAAEYLMDYLKSRAPFWKKEILAGGSADWVAAKEADENALNRW; this comes from the coding sequence ATGCGCATCGCGGTTCAGGAAGATCCGTTTGATCTGGGGGCAGAAAGCGATGCTTTTGCGGCCGGTGTTGAAAACGCTGGCGCGGTGGTGACTTTTACCGGTGTGGTGCGCGATGCCGACCAGGGCGGTCTCCTGGCGATGGAGATCGAGCACTACCCGGGTATGACAGAAAAGGCGCTGACCGCCATTGCCGAAGAGGCCATGAGCCGCTGGTCTCTGGCCGATGCGCTGGTGATCCACCGCCATGGCCGACTGGCCCCGGGTGAGCGCATCATGATGGTCGCGACTGCCGCGCGCCACCGCAAGGATGCCTTTGAGGCAGCTGAGTACCTGATGGATTACCTGAAATCCCGCGCGCCGTTCTGGAAGAAAGAAATCCTCGCGGGCGGAAGCGCGGATTGGGTGGCGGCCAAGGAGGCCGACGAGAACGCTCTAAACCGCTGGTAG